DNA from Jeotgalibacillus haloalkalitolerans:
GTCAGTACAGGAACGATTTGTTTTTTACGTGATACGACACCTTCAAGCAGTGCTGTATGGTTTGAAAGGGTTACGTTGAATGCTTTTTCAGCAAGTGAAACGTGTGAACCTTTTACGATGATTGTCGAATTACTGTTTAGAATGTCAGTTACTGCGACTGTAAATAGCGCCAGTTTTTCTTCTTCGATCGCTGCTTCAACCGCTTTTTCGATTTCTTCCTGACGGATCAGGATATCCTGTGGATCTACTGCATTTACCTGTGCGATCTTCACGTGCTGACCGCCCATTTCAAATACTTTTGCATCGAGTGCAATAAGCTCTTCTGCTGTTTTACCGCTCAGGTCCGCTCCGGCTTTCAGCATTTCAAGACCATACTCTTCAGCGTTCACACCTGCAATTTCTTCAAGCTCTTTTGCTGCTTTCACATCTTCTTCTGTGCAGGTTGGTGACTTGAACAGAAGAGAATCTGAAATAATGGCAGATAGCATCAAGCCGGCAATATTCTTCGGAATCTCCACGCCGTGCTCTTTATAAAGCTTAAGTAAAATCGTCGCTGTACAGCCAACAGGCTCAGCACGAAAATAAACAGGGTCGCTTGTTTCAAAGTTAGCGATTCTGTGATGGTCAATGACTTCGATAACCTTTACTTCATCAAGATCGTCAACACTTTGCTGACGCTCGTTATGATCAACCAGAATCACACGGTCAGTTTCACCTGCCACCTTTTCAATTAAACGGGGTGCTTC
Protein-coding regions in this window:
- a CDS encoding manganese-dependent inorganic pyrophosphatase; this translates as MTKALVFGHKSPDTDTITAAIAYAHLKNEIGMEAEAVRLGEINGETAYALEQFNAEAPRLIEKVAGETDRVILVDHNERQQSVDDLDEVKVIEVIDHHRIANFETSDPVYFRAEPVGCTATILLKLYKEHGVEIPKNIAGLMLSAIISDSLLFKSPTCTEEDVKAAKELEEIAGVNAEEYGLEMLKAGADLSGKTAEELIALDAKVFEMGGQHVKIAQVNAVDPQDILIRQEEIEKAVEAAIEEEKLALFTVAVTDILNSNSTIIVKGSHVSLAEKAFNVTLSNHTALLEGVVSRKKQIVPVLTETFNEEA